The Planococcus donghaensis genome contains a region encoding:
- a CDS encoding UDP-glucose dehydrogenase family protein: MFKIAVAGTGYVGLVAGVCFAERGHKVVCVDIDKTKVDLMKSGVSPIYETGLEDLMKKNYKAGRLEYTNDYESAYKDADAVFIGVGTPENEDGSANLSYIATVARQIAETIEKDCLVVVKSTVPVGTNDKVEQFIHDFLINDVRVEVASNPEFLAQGSAVHDTLNAKRIIIGTQSSWAENLLQKIYEPFKLPVVSVNRKSAEMIKYASNDFLALKISYMNDIANLCELVGADVQDVAKGMSFDDRIGSKFLNAGIGYGGSCFPKDTKALEYLATQNGYDLKTVKAAINVNKDQKTLMYKKASNRLITFNGLKVAILGLTFKPGTDDLREAPSLENVPLLLNQGADIYAYDPIGAGNFAKVFPEGKSRKGSIKYVSNIEEAIEGANVCFIFTEWGEVKAIDAQVYKKLMRTPLVYDGRNLHSVEEMEQAGVEYYSVGRAPANKDGLKELRKLELQAARF, translated from the coding sequence ATGTTTAAGATAGCAGTAGCAGGAACCGGATATGTAGGCTTAGTTGCAGGAGTTTGTTTTGCTGAAAGAGGACATAAAGTAGTTTGCGTTGATATTGACAAAACTAAAGTAGATCTTATGAAATCAGGAGTATCTCCAATATATGAAACAGGTTTAGAAGATCTCATGAAGAAAAATTATAAAGCAGGAAGATTAGAGTACACTAATGATTATGAATCAGCTTATAAAGATGCAGATGCAGTTTTTATTGGTGTAGGAACTCCTGAAAATGAAGATGGATCTGCAAACCTTTCATACATAGCGACTGTCGCTAGACAAATTGCCGAAACAATTGAAAAAGATTGTCTAGTAGTTGTGAAATCTACCGTCCCAGTTGGTACAAATGATAAGGTTGAACAATTTATCCATGATTTCTTAATTAATGATGTAAGAGTAGAAGTAGCTTCTAATCCGGAGTTCTTGGCACAGGGATCTGCAGTACATGATACTTTAAATGCGAAAAGAATCATTATCGGAACTCAAAGCAGTTGGGCAGAAAATCTTTTGCAAAAAATTTATGAGCCATTTAAATTACCTGTCGTATCGGTAAATAGAAAGTCTGCAGAAATGATTAAATATGCATCTAATGATTTTCTTGCGTTGAAAATTTCTTATATGAATGATATAGCAAATCTATGTGAGCTAGTCGGGGCAGATGTTCAGGACGTAGCTAAAGGAATGAGCTTTGATGATCGTATTGGCAGCAAATTTTTAAATGCAGGTATTGGCTACGGTGGATCTTGCTTCCCTAAAGATACGAAGGCACTTGAATACTTGGCAACACAAAATGGTTATGACTTGAAAACAGTTAAAGCTGCAATTAATGTAAACAAAGATCAAAAGACTTTAATGTATAAGAAAGCGAGTAATCGTCTAATTACATTTAACGGCTTAAAAGTAGCTATTCTAGGTCTAACCTTTAAGCCGGGAACAGATGACTTAAGAGAAGCCCCATCACTCGAAAATGTACCATTACTTTTGAATCAGGGAGCTGACATTTATGCATATGATCCGATAGGTGCAGGAAATTTTGCTAAGGTTTTTCCAGAAGGGAAAAGTAGAAAAGGTAGCATAAAATATGTATCTAATATTGAAGAAGCTATAGAAGGTGCAAATGTTTGTTTCATTTTCACTGAGTGGGGAGAAGTAAAAGCAATTGATGCCCAGGTCTATAAGAAATTAATGAGAACTCCTTTGGTATATGATGGGCGTAATCTTCATAGCGTTGAAGAAATGGAACAAGCTGGAGTAGAGTATTATTCAGTCGGTAGAGCTCCAGCAAATAAAGACGGACTTAAGGAGTTGAGAAAGCTTGAATTACAAGCCGCTAGAT